CCGAAGCGATGTACTGGCCTGGCTGAACCGGGTCCCTCAGCTGATTCAGGAGAACGAGTTCACGTCCGCTGCCTGAACACCACATCATGGGATCGAACAGCGCCCCAGCGGGAAGCACTCGGTCCGCGCGAAGATCGCCCAATGGAGAAAACGTCGAAAGTCTTGCGTTCCCTCCATCCTGCACGAACCAGTCCCCGTTTGCGCATTCACCGAACGCACGGATCTGACGAAACTCGCCCGGTCCGCTGCCGCGCCGACCTACGACCTGCGCGACGGTGCCGTCCTGGCGAAATCTCACGAGCCGATGGTTGCCCGCATCTGCAACCACGATCTCGCCGCTACGAAGCAGAAGTGCGCCGACGACGCGGTGAAGGTGGGTGGAAGTCGAGTCCGCCGATGCGCCCAAGACCACGGCGGGCTTCGCCGCAAGCGATATCACTGGCAACGTGCTCGCAGCCGCTGCATTGGCCGACGGCGTTCCGGCGGAGGCCTGAGACCGCTGCGCCTCGCAGGGACTGCCAAGCAGGCACAGCAACCCAGCTCCCGCCAGAAGTCGTTTCTTCTTGCAACGCTGGCGGGCGATCACAGAACTGGCCTCAGTACGGTCTACTCTTGCGCTTTGGCCGTGCACGTCTTGTTTGGGTAGACGAACTGACCACGATACGTGCAGGTGATCATGATCGACTCCGTGCACTGGCAGGCGCCGGCCGGTCCGTCAGAGCAGTCGGAGTTGACGCAATCAACGCAGACGCCGCCGGCGGCCTCTCGCGCTGACCCAGGTGCTGGAGCGAATGTGAGGACGGCTCCCAAGAAAACGACGAGCAAGCGCTTCTTCACTCTTGCCTCCTGAGTTAAGTTTCCTTCGTGGTAAGCTCACAGTGCAGATCGGCTCCCGTGCTGTCAAGCTTCGCGGTGCGCGTTTCCGATGGAGGTTGTGGCGTCGTAGTCTCCGCGGAGGAGGTCTGCCGTCGATTCAGTTGTAGGTTCCGCACCGAGCAGCACGCGACGAGACTTCCCTTAACCTCAGGTCTGATAACAGTTTATGGTTCCAAAGATCACCGTCGTCGGCGCCGGCAACGTCGGCGCCACTGCTGCACAGCGCATCGCCGAGAAGGAACTGGCCCGCACGGTCGTGATGGTGGACGTGGCCGAGGGCATCCCGCAGGGCAAGGGCCTGGACCAGTGGCAGTCGGCCCCGATTGAGGGCTTCGATTCCCGCGTCATCGGCACCAACGGCTACGACGAGACGGCCGGCTCGGACATCGTCGTGATTACCGCCGGCATCGCCCGCAAGCCGGGGATGTCGCGCGACGACCTGCTGAACACCAACGCCGGCATCGTGAAGTCGGTGAGCGAGCAGGTCGCCAAGACCTCGCCCAACGCCATCATCATCGTCGTCTCCAACCCGCTCGACGTGATGTGCTGGGTGGCCAAGGAGGCCTCGGGCTTCCCGCGCGAGCGCGTGATCGGCATGGCCGGCGTGCTCGACACCGGTCGCTACCGCGCCTTCCTTGCCACGGCGCTCGACTGCTCCGTCAAGGACATCCAGGCCATGGTGCTCGGCGGCCACGGCGACACGATGGTCCCGCTCATCTCCTACACGAGCGTCAGCGGCATCCCCATCACGCAGCTGATGGACAAGGCCACGCTGGATGCCATCGTGGACCGCACGCGCAACGGCGGCGCCGAGATCGTGAAGCACCTCAAGACGGGCTCGGCGTACTACGCGCCGTCGTCGGGCGCGGTGCAGATGGTCGAGGCGATCGTGAACGACCAGAAGCGCATCCTGCCGTGCTCGGCGTGGCTGGAAGGCGAATACGGCATGAAGGGGCTGTTCCTCGGCGTGCCGGTCAAGCTCGGTCGCAAGGGTCTCGAGAAGGTCATCGAGGTGGAGCTGACGGCCGACGAGAAGGCGGCGCTGGAGAAGAGCGCGCAGGCCGTCCGCGAGCCGATGTCCGTGGTGAAGCTCTAACAACTGCACTCCCCCCGCAGAGGACGCTGATGCGCCTGTTGCTGCAGTTCTGGGACTCGACGATCGGCAAGAAGTGGGTGATGGCGGTGACGGGCATCGGACTGGTGCTCTTCGCCATCGCGCACATGGCCGGGAACCTGCAGGTGTTCCTCGGTGCCGACGTCTTCAACGACTATGCGCACAAGCTGCAGTCGTTGGGCCCGCTCCTGTGGATCGCCCGGGCCGGCCTGTTCACCATGGCCGTGCTGCACATCATCTCCGCGTACCAGTTGACCATGCGGGCCCGCCAGGCGCGGCCGCAGGGCTACGCGATGCAGACCCCGCAGGTCTCCACGCTGGCTTCGCGCACGATGCGCGTGGGCGGCGTGATCCTCGCGCTCTTCCTCATCTACCACATCCTGCACTTCACCACGGGCCAGCTGCACCCCGCCTTCAGCAAGGGCGGCGCATACGGCAACGTGGTGCTGGGCTTCCGCGTGTGGTGGGTGGGCCTGTTCTACATCGTCGCGATGTCGTTCTTCGGCCTGCATCTCTACCACGGCGTCTGGGCGGGATTCCGTACGCTGGGCGTGGCCAAGCCGAACCCGATGCCGCTGGAGCGCAAGCTTGCGCTCGGCGTCGCCATCGTGGTGTGGGCCGGCTTCATCATCGTGCCGATCGGCGTGATGCTCGGCATCGTCAACTAAGAGCGATCGACAATGACCCTCAAGCTCGACGCCAAGATCCCGTCCGGCCCCATCGCCGAGAAGTGGGACAAGCACCGCTTCGAGATGAAGCTGGTGAACCCGGCCAACAAGCGGAAGTTCAGCGTCATCGTCGTCGGCTCCGGTCTCGCCGGCGCCTCGGCGGCCGCCACGCTCAGCGAGCTCGGCTACAACGTGAGCTGCTTCTGCTTCCAGGACTCGCCGCGCCGCGCGCACTCGATCGCTGCGCAGGGTGGCATCAACGCCGCCAAGAACTATCGCAACGACGGCGACTCGATCTTCCGGCTCTTTTACGACACGGTGAAGGGCGGGGACTTCCGTGCTCGTGAAGCCAACGTGTACCGCCTTGCGCAGGTGTCGGTGAACATCATCGACCAGTGTGTGGCGCAGGGCGTGCCCTTCGCGCGCGAGTACGGCGGCCTGCTGGCCAACCGCTCGTTCGGTGGCGCGCAGGTCTCGCGCACCTTCTACGCGCGTGGCCAGACGGGCCAGCAGCTACTGCTTGGCGCCTACCAGGCGCTGGAGAAGGAGATTGCCCGCGGCGGCGTGACGATGTACTCGCGCCACGAGATGCTCGAGCTGGTCCTCGTGGACGGCAAGGCTCGCGGCATCATCGTGCGCGACATGGTCACGGGTGAGATTGAGTCGCACGCGGCCGATGTGGTGATCCTCGCCACCGGCGGCTACGGCAACGTCTTCTACCTCTCGACCAACGCCAAGGGCTGCAACGTCACGGCCGCTTACCGGGCCTACAAGAAGGGTGCGGCCTTCGGGAATCCCTGCTACACGCAGATCCACCCGACCTGCATCCCCGTGGCGGGCGAGCATCAGTCCAAGCTGACGCTGATGTCGGAGTCGCTGCGCAATGACGGCCGCGTCTGGGTGCCCAAGCGCGCCGAGGACGCGGGGAAGGAGCCGGGAGATATCCCTGAGGCGGACCGCGACTACTACCTCGAGCGGAAGTATCCGAGCTTCGGCAACCTCTCGCCGCGCGACATCGCCTCGCGTGCTGCGAAGGAAGCCTGCGATGACGGCCGCGGCGTGGGCCCCGGCGGGCGTGGCGTGTACCTCGATTTCGCCGACAGCATCAAGCGACTCGGCCAGCCGGCCATCGAGGAGCGCTACGGCAATCTGTTCGAGATGTACCAGCGCATCACCGACGAGGACCCCTACAAGCGGCCGATGCGCATCTACCCGGCCGTGCACTACACGATGGGCGGCCTTTGGGTGGACTACAACCTGATGAGCACCATCCCCGGCCTGCACGTGCTGGGCGAGGCCAACTTCTCGGACCACGGCGCCAACCGCCTCGGCGCCAGCGCGCTGATGCAGGGCCTCGCTGACGGTTACTTCGTGATCCCGTACACGATTGGTGATTACCTCGCGACCACGAAGCTCGAGAAGGTCACGACGGAGCATCCCGAGTTCAAGGCCGCGAAGACGGCCGTCGAGGAGCGCACCAAGCGCCTGCTCAACATCAAGGGCAAGCGCACGGTGGACAGCTTCCACCGCGAGCTCGGCAAGATCATGTGGGAGAAGTGCGGGATGGCGCGCGACGCGGCGGGGCTCAAGCAGGCCATCGCCGAGATCCCCAAGCTGCGCGAGGAGTTCTGGCAGAACGTCACCGTGCCAGGTAGCGGCACGGAGCTCAACCAGTCGCTGGAGAAGGCCGGCCGCGTGGCCGACTTCCTAGAGTTCGGCGAGTTGATGTGCATCGACGCGCTGCACCGTGAGGAGAGCTGCGGCGGGCACTTCCGCAGCGAGCACCAGACGGAAGACGGCGAGGCCAAGCGCAACGACGAACAGTTCGCCTACGTGGCGGCCTGGGAATACGCGGGGGAAGGGAAGGCGCCAATCCTGAACAAGGAGCCGCTGACCTTCGAAAACGTCCACCTCAGCACGCGGAGCTACAAGTGAGCGGCGCGGCGACCGGTACGATGAACGTCACGCTGCACGTGTGGCGCCAGGCGGGGCCCGAGACGGGTGGGTCGATGGTGACCTACCCGGCCAAGGACATCAGCCCCGACATGAGCTTCCTCGAGATGCTCGACGTGGTGAACGAGCGGCTGATCGAGCAGGGGCAGGAACCGATTGCCTTCGACCACGACTGTCGTGAGGGCATCTGCGGCAGCTGCGGCATGATGATCAACGGTTCCGCGCACGGTCCGATGGCGCTGACCACCGCCTGCCAGCTGCACATGCGCAGCTTCAAGGACGGGGACACGATTTACATCGAGCCTTGGCGCGCGAAGGCCTTCCCGGTGATGAAGGATCTCGTGGTGGACCGCACCGCGTTTGATCGCATCATCCAGGCCGGCGGGTTCATCTCGGCACCCACGGGCACGCCGCAGGATGCGAACGCGTTGCCGATCGGGAAGCCGGACGCGGACCTCGCGATGGACAATGCGGCCTGTATTGGCTGCGGGGCCTGTGTGGCGGCCTGTCCGAATGCCTCGGCGTCGTTGTTTACGGCGGCCAAGATCCAGCATCTCGGCGTGTTGCCGCAGGGTCAGCCGGAGCGGCAGAAGCGGGCGCTGGCGATGGTGGCGCGGATGGATCTCGAAGGGTTCGGCGGCTGCTCGCTGTTTGGCGAGTGTATGGCGGCTTGTCCGAAGGGGATTTCGATTGATGCTATCCAGATGATGAATCGGGATTATGCGTTGGCGCTGGCGACGAAGAGTGAAGGGAAGGAGTGGTCGGGGGCGGCTTGAGGCCGCTCCAGGCGACGTGGTGCATTCCTGGCCATGTCGACGCGTCAGGCCTGACCTGTCGAACCCTGCGACACGATGCGCGGGCGGAATCCCCGGATTCCGCCCGCGTTCGATTGTTTGACCAGTCTGGTCAGAATGCGCTAACTTGGGGCTATGTCCAAGGAATACTCCCTCTACGAGGCGAAGGCGAAGTTCTCCGAGCTCGTGCGGCGCGTGCGCGAGGGAGGGGAGCCGGTCACGATTACCGTGCACGGGAAGCCGGCGGTAGAGATTCGGCCGGTGTCGGAGGCAACCGACACGCGCTCAGTCGAGGAAGTCTTCGCGGACCTTGAGGCTCGCGGCGAGGCGCACTTGGTCGGCGGCAGGCCCTGGACGGGCGCTCTAAGGGTTGGCCGCGCGGCACCAGGCGGGCTGCAGCGGTTCCTGGACGAACGGCGCTGATGGTCGTCTACGCCGACACGTCTGTCTTCGTGGCGTCGGCGTTGCGGGAGCCGCAACGCGATGCGGCGCGGAAGCGGTTGAAGTCCGCCGCCCGAGTGGTGACCTCGGCCCTGACTGAAGCAGAACTGGCTTCGGCGCTCGCGCGCTCGGAAAGGAGTCCCGAGGCTGACGCTTGGCTTGCTGGCGTCTATCTCCTGATGCCCCCTCGACCACTGCGGCGGGAGATCCGACGGGTGCTGCGCATCGGCTATGCGAAGGGTGCCGACTGCTGGCATCTCGCAAACGCGCTGTGGTTTCGAGACTCGCACCGCATCGACCTCGCCTTCGTGACGCTGGACGAGCGCCAACGAAGGCTGGCCGACGCGCTTGGCCTCGAGCCGTAGCCTACGGCACCACCCGCGGCACCTCCGCCTTCTTATCCGTCATCGGCCGCCGATCCTTCAGATGCGACTCCATCTTCAAACGTGGAATCCCATCCGTCAGCCAAGCCGGCGGCTCCTGGTCCCGCAGGAACGTATCAAACCACTCCGTCATCCTGAGCGCATAGTCCTTCTGGTTCGCCGGCCGCGACAACCCGTGGTTCTCCCCCACGTACTCCAGCAGGATCACTTCCTTGTTCAGCTGCACCAGGTGGTTGTAGTACGTGATCCCCTGATTGAAGTCCACCGCGCCGTCCCGGTCGTTGTGCAGGATCATGAACGGAATCTTCAGATTCTGCGCAAACACCTGCGGCGAGTTGCGCATGTAGGCCTCGGGCACCTCGTTCGGCCCGCCCGTGAAACGCCCCTGGCTGGCGATGAAGATCGAGCCGTCCGTGCTGCCGGTGTTCCAGTACACGGAGCCGAACATCGAGACCATGTCCGTCAGCGGCGCGCCGGCCACGGCAGTCTTGAAGACATCCGTCTGCGTGGTGATGAACGTCGTCTGGTAGCCGCCCCAGCTGTGCCCCTGCAGGCCCACGCGCTCGGCGTCGATCATCCCGGTGGCGATGGCGGCTTTCACGGCCGGCACCACGCACCACACGGCGCTGCGGCCCGGATCGTCCAGGTGATACGTGATGTCCGGCATCAGGTACGCGTAGCCGCGTGAGGTGTACACGCCGGCGTTGGCGTAGCGCGTTGCGTTGGGCTGCGGGTACACGTTCGCGTTCTGCGACAGCAGCTCGTAGATGTACGTGAGCATCGGGTAGGTCTTGCCCTGCTCGTAGCCGGCCGGCAGGAACAACGCCGCCTGCCGACGCGCCGTGCTGTTGTCACAGGTGTACTCGATCAACCGCACGCCCGGCGTCCAGGCCACCTCGGCCTGCTGCGGGTTGGCGTCGGTGAGCCGCCGCTCGTTCGTGAGGCCGCGGTCGGTGGCGTGGTAGTCAGGGAACAGCACGGCCGACTGACGACGCACGGTCCACACCTCGGCGTCGCGCGCCCGCCGATAGTCCACCTTGGCGTCCTCGTCGCTGATCACGCGCACACCGCCGCGGACCACGTCCAGTTGCACGAGGCCTTCGCGCTTGGTGTACTCGCCGTAGGTCTCCACGTACATCGGGGCCGCAGGGTCGATGCCACGGCGGTCGCGATTGTCCCAGGTGATGGGCTGCGAGTAGCGGATGTGCTGCGTGCGTCCGTTGGCCGTGAGATTCCGAGCCTGGCCACCGGTCGCCGAGAGACGCCAGATGTCCCAGTTGTCGCGCACGAGGAGGCTGGCGTTGTCGCGCGTCCAGCCAATCAGCGCGCCGCCCACCGACGGCTTCACCTGATTGTGGTCGTCCTCGTCGTCGTAGAAGTTGTTCGCGACGCCGGCCGTGACGGTGCGCGTCTGGCCGCTGGCGAAGTCATAGACCTTCCAGTCGCCGGTGTCGTAGTAGGCGAACTTGGAGTTGTCGGGCGAGAACGCGTTGCCGCCCCCGAAGCCGAAGCCGCCGCCGGGCACCTTGGCCTGGATCAGCTTGCGCTCGCCGGTGGCGAGGTTCACGGCGTAGAGGTCGCGGTACGAGAAGCCACGGATATTGGCCTCGCGCTCGTACTGGCGGTTGTCGCTGGCGACGCCCCAGCTGTCGCGCGGGCCGCGCTGCAGGCCACGCAGGGAGTCGTCGGTGAGCGGCACGACCTTGCGTCCCGCAATCTGGAACGACGCCACGTGCACGAAGTTGCGGTCGTTGTTCTCCTGTACCTGCTGCGAGGACTGCGTGCGCGTGTCCTTCCAGTGCCACAGCACCAGCGACGGCACGTCGACGCTGGTCTGCGGCGCCGCGGCCTGGCGGCCACCGCTGCCGGCGCCGGGGGCTGGGCTCGAGCTGCCGCCTGCGCCGCGGGCACCGCCCGTCGGGCGCGGCGGACGCTGTTCACGCAGGCCGAGGTAGAGGGCGGAGCCACTGCGATTGAACGCGATGGCGTAGTCGTCGCTGAGCACGCGACCAGCGGGTACGCCTGTCGTGCTGGCGTCGACCACGATCGCGACGTCGGCGGAGGTGACGCGCGGCCACACCAGCGCCGCGACAATCTCGTCCTGCGTGCGCGTGGAATCGGCATCGACACGCAGGGCGGCGAGCGCACTGAGTGAATCGCCCCAGGTGAGCCGGCGATAGTTGGCCTTGTAGGTATCCAGCGCGCGCGTCTCGCCCGTGGCCAGGCGGCGCAGCTGCAGCGAGTTGCCGATCTCATCTGGCAAGGCGATGGCATACGCCATCCACAGGGCCGCATCGTCGAACGCGAACTCCGTCACGTTGGCAATCGGCGTGGGTGGCGCGTTTGGCGCATTCAGGTTCACGAGCTCGAGGACCGAACCGCTGCTGCCGCCCGACCCGCCACCACCACCGGATCCACCGCCGCTGGAGGGCGGCGTGTGATGAATCGCAATCCAACTTGACGTGTCACCGGCGAACCGGAACGCACGCACGTTCTCGAACTCCCGCGCGCTGCCGTCCGCCAGGTTCACCACCTTGAGCTTCGCCGTCGAGGCCGCGCTACTGCCGCCTTCGCTCGCCGCGGCACCGCCGCTGCCGCCGGCAGTGCCCGCGCGGCCACGGTTGCGCGAGGCGTCCTCACCCGGACGCACGAGGAACGCGGCCCACCGGCTGTTCCCGCTCAGCTGCAGCTGCGAACTGCCGCCAAACCCACCGCCGCCACTCGGCGGCGACCCGACGGGGAACCTTTGCTCGGCCCCATTGGCTGCGGTGCCGCGAATCACCACCTCGGCGTCGCCCTCGTTCGGCGCGATCTCGTACGCGAACCAGCGGCCGTCGTTCGAGAGCAGATTCGTCCGGATGTTCTTCCAGCCGAGCAGGTCCTCGAGGGTCAGTTGACGCCCGACCGATGCCGGCGGCGTCCATCGGGACACCGGCGACGTGTTCGCGGCGCCGTAGGGCAGGCCGAGCTGCGGATTTCCAGTCGGCTCCTGGCGCTCGGGGCGCGAGTTGTTGTCGGCGCGCTGGGCGTGGGCGGAGTTGCCACCGATGAGCAGCGCGGCGGCCACGAGGGCGGGGACACGGACGCGAGAAAGCATGGCGTTCTGGGAAAAGGGTGCTAGATGCTACGCGCTCGCACGCGGAATCGCTACGCGATGCGGTGTCTGGCGCCTAGGGCAAGGTGAGCGATGCGCCGAGCCCGCCCGGGCCGACCACGCGCAACTCGCGAAGGCGTTCGCGTAGTGTCTCGTCCAGCGGTACACCGACGGCGATAGGCCGCCGCTCCAGCTCGTGGTCCCAGCGCGCCAACGCGAACGGGAAGCGGAAGAGCTCAGCGCCAGCTGCATCCAGCCCAATCGCCGTCCAGCCGCCGCTGGGATCAGGTGTGGACGGGACGCCCATCATTGAGCGCGGAGGCAGGAGGCTGATGCTGCGACCGTCAGTCTCGCCCGTCACGTACAGCAGGTCGCGGCGCGTGCCGCCCGCCATCAGTGTGACCGTCGCGCTGCCGCGGAACGTGACAATCCCCTCGTAGTTGTACGCACCATACCACTTTGGCGAGCAATAGCCCATCACATCGCCGGTGTTGGGTGCCACGGGATAGGCGCGCGCCGTGAGTGCCTGCTGGAACGACCAGGTGTCGTTGCCGCCGTCCCCGATGCGGCCATCCGCGATGGGAAAGCTGGGATCCGGGCCGGCCGCGCTACCACAAGGCGCGTGGAATCGCCCGAGGTTGTGCCCGAGTTCGTGGATCACCAGCTCACGCGTGCCGGGCTCGTAATTGAACCAACCCACCTGCACGACAAGTGCCGTGCGCGTGCCGGCGCCGTAGCTACTGCCGAGCGCGGGGATGTACCCGTAGCCCCCGAAGGCCGTGAAGTTGAAGCCCGAGGGTGGACGCACCACACCCATCCAGTACCAATCGGAATGCGTGGGACTGGCCACGCGCGCCTGGTCAAGCTGGCTCAGCACCGGAATCCAGAAGCTCCCCTCACCGCCACTCGGCGGCGTACCGAACGACGTTGACGTGACGAAGGTGGGGCCAACCTCCACCTCGATCGGGCCGACAGGCGCAATCTGTCGCACGAGGCGCAGATACTCCTCGACGTTTCCGGTATCCACGTCGCCGGTTGCGCCACCGTGCGAAGTCAGCGAGATGGGTACGAAGCGGATCCGCAGCGGTGGCGGATCGATGGCGTCGAGCGGCTGCGGATCCGCCGGATACACATCGG
This genomic interval from Gemmatimonadaceae bacterium contains the following:
- the mdh gene encoding malate dehydrogenase — encoded protein: MVPKITVVGAGNVGATAAQRIAEKELARTVVMVDVAEGIPQGKGLDQWQSAPIEGFDSRVIGTNGYDETAGSDIVVITAGIARKPGMSRDDLLNTNAGIVKSVSEQVAKTSPNAIIIVVSNPLDVMCWVAKEASGFPRERVIGMAGVLDTGRYRAFLATALDCSVKDIQAMVLGGHGDTMVPLISYTSVSGIPITQLMDKATLDAIVDRTRNGGAEIVKHLKTGSAYYAPSSGAVQMVEAIVNDQKRILPCSAWLEGEYGMKGLFLGVPVKLGRKGLEKVIEVELTADEKAALEKSAQAVREPMSVVKL
- a CDS encoding succinate dehydrogenase cytochrome b subunit; its protein translation is MRLLLQFWDSTIGKKWVMAVTGIGLVLFAIAHMAGNLQVFLGADVFNDYAHKLQSLGPLLWIARAGLFTMAVLHIISAYQLTMRARQARPQGYAMQTPQVSTLASRTMRVGGVILALFLIYHILHFTTGQLHPAFSKGGAYGNVVLGFRVWWVGLFYIVAMSFFGLHLYHGVWAGFRTLGVAKPNPMPLERKLALGVAIVVWAGFIIVPIGVMLGIVN
- a CDS encoding fumarate reductase/succinate dehydrogenase flavoprotein subunit; the protein is MTLKLDAKIPSGPIAEKWDKHRFEMKLVNPANKRKFSVIVVGSGLAGASAAATLSELGYNVSCFCFQDSPRRAHSIAAQGGINAAKNYRNDGDSIFRLFYDTVKGGDFRAREANVYRLAQVSVNIIDQCVAQGVPFAREYGGLLANRSFGGAQVSRTFYARGQTGQQLLLGAYQALEKEIARGGVTMYSRHEMLELVLVDGKARGIIVRDMVTGEIESHAADVVILATGGYGNVFYLSTNAKGCNVTAAYRAYKKGAAFGNPCYTQIHPTCIPVAGEHQSKLTLMSESLRNDGRVWVPKRAEDAGKEPGDIPEADRDYYLERKYPSFGNLSPRDIASRAAKEACDDGRGVGPGGRGVYLDFADSIKRLGQPAIEERYGNLFEMYQRITDEDPYKRPMRIYPAVHYTMGGLWVDYNLMSTIPGLHVLGEANFSDHGANRLGASALMQGLADGYFVIPYTIGDYLATTKLEKVTTEHPEFKAAKTAVEERTKRLLNIKGKRTVDSFHRELGKIMWEKCGMARDAAGLKQAIAEIPKLREEFWQNVTVPGSGTELNQSLEKAGRVADFLEFGELMCIDALHREESCGGHFRSEHQTEDGEAKRNDEQFAYVAAWEYAGEGKAPILNKEPLTFENVHLSTRSYK
- a CDS encoding succinate dehydrogenase/fumarate reductase iron-sulfur subunit gives rise to the protein MNVTLHVWRQAGPETGGSMVTYPAKDISPDMSFLEMLDVVNERLIEQGQEPIAFDHDCREGICGSCGMMINGSAHGPMALTTACQLHMRSFKDGDTIYIEPWRAKAFPVMKDLVVDRTAFDRIIQAGGFISAPTGTPQDANALPIGKPDADLAMDNAACIGCGACVAACPNASASLFTAAKIQHLGVLPQGQPERQKRALAMVARMDLEGFGGCSLFGECMAACPKGISIDAIQMMNRDYALALATKSEGKEWSGAA
- a CDS encoding type II toxin-antitoxin system Phd/YefM family antitoxin: MSKEYSLYEAKAKFSELVRRVREGGEPVTITVHGKPAVEIRPVSEATDTRSVEEVFADLEARGEAHLVGGRPWTGALRVGRAAPGGLQRFLDERR
- a CDS encoding PIN domain-containing protein, which gives rise to MVVYADTSVFVASALREPQRDAARKRLKSAARVVTSALTEAELASALARSERSPEADAWLAGVYLLMPPRPLRREIRRVLRIGYAKGADCWHLANALWFRDSHRIDLAFVTLDERQRRLADALGLEP
- a CDS encoding S9 family peptidase, with protein sequence MLSRVRVPALVAAALLIGGNSAHAQRADNNSRPERQEPTGNPQLGLPYGAANTSPVSRWTPPASVGRQLTLEDLLGWKNIRTNLLSNDGRWFAYEIAPNEGDAEVVIRGTAANGAEQRFPVGSPPSGGGGFGGSSQLQLSGNSRWAAFLVRPGEDASRNRGRAGTAGGSGGAAASEGGSSAASTAKLKVVNLADGSAREFENVRAFRFAGDTSSWIAIHHTPPSSGGGSGGGGGSGGSSGSVLELVNLNAPNAPPTPIANVTEFAFDDAALWMAYAIALPDEIGNSLQLRRLATGETRALDTYKANYRRLTWGDSLSALAALRVDADSTRTQDEIVAALVWPRVTSADVAIVVDASTTGVPAGRVLSDDYAIAFNRSGSALYLGLREQRPPRPTGGARGAGGSSSPAPGAGSGGRQAAAPQTSVDVPSLVLWHWKDTRTQSSQQVQENNDRNFVHVASFQIAGRKVVPLTDDSLRGLQRGPRDSWGVASDNRQYEREANIRGFSYRDLYAVNLATGERKLIQAKVPGGGFGFGGGNAFSPDNSKFAYYDTGDWKVYDFASGQTRTVTAGVANNFYDDEDDHNQVKPSVGGALIGWTRDNASLLVRDNWDIWRLSATGGQARNLTANGRTQHIRYSQPITWDNRDRRGIDPAAPMYVETYGEYTKREGLVQLDVVRGGVRVISDEDAKVDYRRARDAEVWTVRRQSAVLFPDYHATDRGLTNERRLTDANPQQAEVAWTPGVRLIEYTCDNSTARRQAALFLPAGYEQGKTYPMLTYIYELLSQNANVYPQPNATRYANAGVYTSRGYAYLMPDITYHLDDPGRSAVWCVVPAVKAAIATGMIDAERVGLQGHSWGGYQTTFITTQTDVFKTAVAGAPLTDMVSMFGSVYWNTGSTDGSIFIASQGRFTGGPNEVPEAYMRNSPQVFAQNLKIPFMILHNDRDGAVDFNQGITYYNHLVQLNKEVILLEYVGENHGLSRPANQKDYALRMTEWFDTFLRDQEPPAWLTDGIPRLKMESHLKDRRPMTDKKAEVPRVVP